The genomic segment CCGCTCGGCATCATGGCGGCCTGCATGGACGCGGTGGTGCCCTACATGCACGAGCGCAAGCAGTTCGGTCAGCCGATCGGCGATTTCCAGCTGATGCAGGGCAAGCTCGCCGACATGTACGCGACCTGGCAGGCCACGCGCGCCTATGTCTATGCGGTGGGACGCGCCTGCGACCGCGCCGACCATGCGCGCAGCTTACGCAAGGACGCTGCTGCTGCGATCCTCTATTCGGCAGAGAAGGCAACGTGGATGGCTGGCGAGGCGATCCAGGCTCTGGGCGGGGTCGGCTATACCTCCGAATTCCCGGTCGGGCGCCTGTGGCGCGACGCAAAACTCTACGAGATCGGCGCCGGCACCTCCGAAGTTCGGCGCATGCTGATCGGCCGCGAGCTGATGGCCGAGACGGCTTAAGTCCTTCACTCCATTGGAATCACCATGCCGCTTCATTCCAGCATCGATCCGTCTTCATCAGATTTCGCGCGCAATTCCGAGGCCATGCGCGGCCTCGTCGCCGACTTGCGCGAAAAGCTTGCCCAAGTCGCCGGCGGCGGCGGCGAGGCCTCGCGCCAGCGCCATACCGCGCGCGGCAAGATGCTGGCGCGTGAGCGCGTCGACCTGTTGGTCGATCCCGGCACCTCGTTCCTGGAGCTGTCGCCGCTCGCGGCCTATGGCCTCTATGGCGGCGACGTGCATTCGGCCAGTGTCGTCACCGGGGTCGGCCGCATCTCGGGGCGTGAATGCGTGATCGTCGCCAACGACGCCACCATCAAAGGCGGCACCTACTACCCGATGACGGTGAAGAAGCATCTGCGCGCGCAGGACATCGCGCGGCAGAACAATCTGCCCTGCGTCTACATGGTGGATTCCGGCGGCGCCTTCCTGCCGCTGCAGGACGAGATCTTTCCGGACGAGCGGCATTTCGGCCGGATCTTCTACAATCAGGCGCAGATGTCGTCGCAGGGCATTCCGCAGATCGCGATCGTGATGGGCTCCTGCACCGCCGGCGGCGCCTATGTGCCGGCAATGTCGGACGAGAGCATCATCGTGCGCAACCAAGGCACCATCTTCCTCGGCGGCCCGCCGCTGGTGAAGGCCGCGACCGGCGAGGTCGTCAGCGCGGAAGAACTTGGCGGCGCCGATGTGCATTCGCGGCAATCCGGCGTGACCGATCACTACGCCCAGAACGATGCGCATGCGATCGGCATCGCCCGGCGTATCGTCGGCACGCTCAAGCCTTCCGCGCGGCCGAACCTCAACATGCATGAGCCACGCGATCCGCTGTTCGCGGCAGAGGAAATTTACGGCGTGGTGCCCGTTGACGGCCGCAAGCCGTTCGACGTGCGCGACATCATCGCGCGTGTCGTCGACGGTTCGGAGTTCGACGAGTTCAAGAAGCTCTATGGCACGACGCTGGTGTGCGGCTTCGCCCATATCTGGGGCTATCCGGTCGGCATCATCGCCAACAACGGCATTTTGTTCAGCGAGAGCTCGCTGAAGGGCGCGCATTTCATCGAGCTGTGCTGCCAGCGCGGCATTCCCCTTGTTTTCTTACAGAACATCACCGGCTTCATGGTCGGCAAGAAATACGAGGCGGGCGGCATCGCCCGCGACGGCGCCAAGCTGGTGACGGCGGTCGCGACGGCGTCGGTGCCGAAATTTACGGTCGTGATCGGCGGCTCCTATGGCGCCGGCAATTACGGCATGTGCGGCCGCGCCTATTCGCCGCGCTTCCTTTGGATGTGGCCGAACGCGCGCATCTCGGTGATGGGCGGCGAGCAGGCTTCGATGGTGCTGAGCCAGGTCCGCCGCGACAATATCGAGGCCAAGGGCGACAGCTGGTCGAAGGAGGAGGAAGATAAATTCCGCGAGCCCATTCGCGCGCAATATGAGAGCCAGGGCCACCCATATTACGCAACCGCACGGCTGTGGGACGACGGCGTGATCGACCCCGCCGACACGCGCCTCGTGCTCGGCCTCGGCCTCTCGGCGGCGTCGAATGCGCCGATCGAGCCGACCAAATTCGGCCTGTTCAGGATGTGATGCGATGGACCGCTCAAAGCTCTACCGGCGTTTTCGCACGCTCCTGATCGCCAACCGCGGCGAGATCGCCTGCCGCGTCATCCGCACCGCGCGGGCCATGGGCCTGCGCACGGTCGCGGTCTATTCCGAAGCCGATCGCGATGCGATGCACGTCGCGCTCGCGGACGAGGCCGTGTTGCTCGGGCCCGCCCGGGCCCGCGACAGCTATCTCAATGTCGAGCGGCTGATCGAGGCCGCGCGCAAGACCGGCGCCGAGGCCGTGCATCCCGGCTATGGCTTCCTGTCGGAAAATGCCGAGTTTGCACGAGCCTGCTTGGACGCCGGGTTGGTGTTCGTCGGCCCGACCGCCGGGATGATGACGGCGATGGGCTCAAAATCCGGCTCGAAAGAGCTGATGGAGCAGGCCGGCGTGCCGCTGGTGCCCGGCTATCACGGCGATGCGCAGGACGACGCGACGCTTGGGAAGGCGGCCGACAAGATCGGCTTTCCCGTGCTGGTGAAGGCCTCCGCCGGCGGCGGCGGCCGCGGAATGCGCATCGTGCGCTCGGCTGATGAGCTTGCATCCGCGATCGTCAGCGCCAAGCGCGAGGCCAAGGCCGCATTCGGCGATGACCGCATGTTGATCGAGAAATACGTCGACAATCCCAGGCATATCGAGGTCCAGATCATCGGCGACAGCCATGGCAATCTGCTCTCGTTGTTCGAGCGCGAATGCACGCTGCAGCGCCGGCACCAGAAGGTGATCGAGGAAGCACCATCGCCAACGCTCAATGCCGCGCAGCGCGAGACAGTTTGTGCTGCCGCGCGAAAGGCAGCGGGCGCCGTGAACTATGTCGGTGCCGGCACCATCGAGTTCGTCTCCGACGGCAAGGACGTGTTCTTCATCGAGATGAACACGCGCCTGCAGGTCGAGCATCCCGTAACGGAGCTGATCACCGGGATCGACCTCGTCGAATGGCAGCTGCGCGTCGCCTTCGGCGAGGCGCTGCCTCTGAAGCAGGACGAGATCAAGCTCAACGGCCATGCCATCGAGGCGCGCGTCTACGCCGAGAACCCGACCAAGAACTTCATGCCGTCGGTCGGCAGAATCTCGACCTGGCGCATGCCGGCGGAAACCGGCGGCCTGCGCATCGATGCCGGCTATCGCGAGGGCGATAGCGTCTCGCCCTACTACGATGCGATGCTGGCAAAATCGATTGCATGGGCGCCCACGCGGGACGTTGCGATCGACCGCCTGAACCGCGGCCTGGAGGAGTCCGATGTCCGCGGCATCGTCACCAACATCCCGTTCCTGTCCGCGCTGATCACCCACCCGAAGGTGCGCGCGAACGCGATCGACACCGGCTTCATCGAGCGCGAGCTGGCGGTACTGACGTCGGCGGCGCCGGCGCCTGGAGAGCTCGAGCTCTGCGCCGCAGTCGGTGCAATCGTCAACGAGGAGCGGCAGACGGCGCAGGCGGAAGCGAATTCGCCCTGGCAGACCTTTGGCTGGCAGCCGGTCGGCCGCCGCCAGCGCAGCTTTGCCTTCCGCGTCGGCCATGGTCCGGAGCAGAAGAT from the Bradyrhizobium sp. WBAH42 genome contains:
- a CDS encoding carboxyl transferase domain-containing protein, translated to MPLHSSIDPSSSDFARNSEAMRGLVADLREKLAQVAGGGGEASRQRHTARGKMLARERVDLLVDPGTSFLELSPLAAYGLYGGDVHSASVVTGVGRISGRECVIVANDATIKGGTYYPMTVKKHLRAQDIARQNNLPCVYMVDSGGAFLPLQDEIFPDERHFGRIFYNQAQMSSQGIPQIAIVMGSCTAGGAYVPAMSDESIIVRNQGTIFLGGPPLVKAATGEVVSAEELGGADVHSRQSGVTDHYAQNDAHAIGIARRIVGTLKPSARPNLNMHEPRDPLFAAEEIYGVVPVDGRKPFDVRDIIARVVDGSEFDEFKKLYGTTLVCGFAHIWGYPVGIIANNGILFSESSLKGAHFIELCCQRGIPLVFLQNITGFMVGKKYEAGGIARDGAKLVTAVATASVPKFTVVIGGSYGAGNYGMCGRAYSPRFLWMWPNARISVMGGEQASMVLSQVRRDNIEAKGDSWSKEEEDKFREPIRAQYESQGHPYYATARLWDDGVIDPADTRLVLGLGLSAASNAPIEPTKFGLFRM
- a CDS encoding acetyl/propionyl/methylcrotonyl-CoA carboxylase subunit alpha — translated: MDRSKLYRRFRTLLIANRGEIACRVIRTARAMGLRTVAVYSEADRDAMHVALADEAVLLGPARARDSYLNVERLIEAARKTGAEAVHPGYGFLSENAEFARACLDAGLVFVGPTAGMMTAMGSKSGSKELMEQAGVPLVPGYHGDAQDDATLGKAADKIGFPVLVKASAGGGGRGMRIVRSADELASAIVSAKREAKAAFGDDRMLIEKYVDNPRHIEVQIIGDSHGNLLSLFERECTLQRRHQKVIEEAPSPTLNAAQRETVCAAARKAAGAVNYVGAGTIEFVSDGKDVFFIEMNTRLQVEHPVTELITGIDLVEWQLRVAFGEALPLKQDEIKLNGHAIEARVYAENPTKNFMPSVGRISTWRMPAETGGLRIDAGYREGDSVSPYYDAMLAKSIAWAPTRDVAIDRLNRGLEESDVRGIVTNIPFLSALITHPKVRANAIDTGFIERELAVLTSAAPAPGELELCAAVGAIVNEERQTAQAEANSPWQTFGWQPVGRRQRSFAFRVGHGPEQKITLNYGSGPATLVIGERELAFTIAAKDGGFDLTLDGVKSSVAAVIDGHELYLRTRNGRFDLHWVDPFGGESEEHVGEDKIAAPLPGTVVAVLAEEGAKLEKGAPILTLEVMKMEQTLRAPYAGVLKSIKCKVGDIVQEGVELAVVEPAGE